Part of the Sorghum bicolor cultivar BTx623 chromosome 1, Sorghum_bicolor_NCBIv3, whole genome shotgun sequence genome, TTGATCTGGTGGGTTTCGGTTTCGCCGCGCGCGGCCGCTGCATGCCAGACTGAAACGAGGCGTGGAGCCTAATTAAGAACTCGATCTAGATGGCGATGGAGCTATGGATTGGTGGGTCGACCGACCGGTGCCGGTGGCAGGCCGTGTGTTTGCGACGTTTGCTTCACCGATCACCTCGCCAGACTCCTGTGCAGAAGTCAGCACTCGAGCCTCAACAGTGGATGGACACGCCTGAACCTGAAATGGTGCTCTACTGACTACTGTGCGACGGCCATTACCACTGTGCTTGGCACGGGAATAAAGCTGGGCCTTGAGCAACTCGTACTGTACTAGGCACGGTGCTAAAGCAGCTCGGCCTGGAGTAAGGTTGGGCCCATACTGCTTCTCGGCCCATGTGATGTGAGTAGCAAGCATCTGGGCTCACACTTTCCGTTTCCTTCCGTGTACAGGGGCGATTTGGCGAACCAACGTTCCTGGCTATTTTCCACTACAACAACGCCTCTGCCGAACCACACCAGCTTGAGCCATTTGCACATCGTCGTCATCGTGTAGGCGCACTACGGTGCAAGCTGGGGCAGCCTGTACGCCTCGCCAGCCGCCATCTCAAATTCTCCATTAAAAGATCCACGGTGGGTCGCAGTCAACGCTGCAGCTCTTGTACTACTGTAGTACTATTGTACTACTGTACAGCTGCTCTACCAATGCTGCGACCAGACCAGAGCACGTCGtcccaattttttacaatttggccctttttttgaaaaaagttcACAATTGGACCCCTGGAAAACTTAAATGCAGAAATGGACCCAGGGGTCGGCGCCATGAATCATGGCGCCGAGGTTTCACGTCTCGGcgccatggatcacggcgccgaggcCCCTGGCTGCCTTCTGACTTGGATCCGACGTGGCAgggagctcggcgccacagatcacggcgccgagctcggcgccacagatcacggcgccgagctccCTGGTACTAATCACCCGACGCCTTCGCTACCAGTTCATATTTTCATCTCCCCTCTCGgctctctctctccaaaaacCGAGCACGAATTTGGATTCAATATTTGGACCATCAAAAGTTTGATTTGTTCCATAGATCTTGAAGAGCCAGGTATACTCTTTCACATATTAGTTTTTGACTCATTGATTTGACCTATATTACACGTATGTTGTAGACTTAGATAAACCATTTATAGTTTTTTGAATGGATgattaatatttttcttatgcAATCGTAGAATGCCACGTCGTGGAAAAAGTAGCAAACCAAGGTAACCTTTCGACATGTTTCGTTAAATTTCATTCCTCATTATTTATCATTTGGTAAATTGTATTTTTCGGTTCAATCGTTATTTGCTATGATTTCTTAGAATTGAATTATTTGAACTGTAGCTATGGCCGGACGACCGGTAGTCCGTACATCCACCAGCCGCTTCCTAGCGGTGTTCCAGTACCTATGTGCTTTTGTGGTGatgcttgcaaggtagaaaTTTCGGAAGACGAGGAAACCTATCGGCAGAGGTATTGGATGTGTTCGAATTTTGCCTGGGAGCCTACGCCAAAACAACGCCGCAGTAACTTTAttgtaagtttttttttctattgtgcACTTATTAATTTGTGTCCTATGAAGCATGATTTAATGTTTTGAACAAATATATTTGTTGCAGACCCCTCCACCATTGTGTGATTTTGAGCAGTGGATCGACACTGAGATTAAGGAGTCCGACAAGCGGCTTCTACAAGGCCTAAAGGAGTGGGATGCGGAGCGTGCTGAGATATTAGAGAAGAGACGTAGAGAGGAGGCTCAAAAGAGGGAGcacaaggaagaggaggaaagaAGACGTGTTGCTGCGGCTCGGGAGGAGAGGGAAAAGAAGCTTGAGCGTGTGCGCCGAGCGAAGGCAGCGATGGATGAGAATCCAGATGCCGAGAGGAAGGGAAAGTGGCCTCGTTGCACTCAGTAGTTACATTACCTTCTTGTTCTTTGTTTGGTTCATGGACAATATTGTTTTTGTGTTGGACTTTTCAATTTGTTGTCATGTAATGcactttagcaattttaatttaGTTTCATTATTAGTAGACAATATTTATATTTGAGTATTGCATGGGCAATGAAATGAGGATAATTAGTTGAAATGGAAGTTAACGAACTAGTATATTGCATAACTACTAGCACACATCACATTGAATGGCATGTCAAAACATGCACCAAACAAGGGTGCAGAGGTCCGAGGCTAAACCTAACATGCCTTAGGTAATTCAAGCAATTAACAAGCACAGGGAATGGCATGTGAGAACATATACCACACAAAGGTACATAGTTCTTTCGACTAACCCTAACATGCCTTAGGTGATTAAACCAAACAACAAACATATGGATGTGGCCTGTGAATTAGTTTAGTTCTACCTAGTAGTGTGGCCACATAGCAAACTGTGTTGCCCCTTCTCCATAGTATCCTCCCGTTGTtggtggtgggggtgggggtggtGGTGAAGGAGGGCCCTTGTTCTTGTGATTAGGGCATGTGCAGTATGGATCATTGCATATTGTGTTTTGGGAGCCAGTAGCATTGCTGTTgtcgtcctcgtcgtcatccttgtaaccacagctaacttcCGTTTCTAAATCAAAGATACGGTCCTGCAGGTAGTAGATGTACTCTGCATGAGGATGAATAGGTCTAGGATCGACCCATCTGGTGAAGCCACAGTTCTCTTTTGACAAGGATGACTGCAATAAGTATGTAGCTTTAGCACAAGAGAGTATCTTATTGAAGGTTGAATTAGTAATATGACTTACCCATGCTCGTGGACATTTGAAGAAACGACGCCCTCCATCTATCCCCTCTATGTACATCTGCACCAAACAATCCTCACCATGCATACATTTTGGCCACTCTTCTTTTCGGTCATCATATGCCCTCAGTGGTGCCTCTTTAGTAAAATCATGTTTGCTCTCAAGGGGGAACCTATCATAAATTGCTTCCTCAAAGTCTTTAGGACCAAGAGGACCCTCCCAAAGAAAGGGATTACCCTTCATCGCCGCCTTTCCCTTTCCCTTCCCTCTAGACGACCCTCCAGACATTTTTACTTGAACTGAACAATCTGAAGTGAGTAGCAACGCTCTCACCACTGCGTATATATATAGGAACCCAATAGTTGGTAGCCGTTGTAGTATATAATAAATGCACCTGAAAAGCCTAGATTCGATTACTGAAAAGCCTagttgaaaactgaaaagtctaTTTGGATTGTCATCTGAAAAGGCTAGATTCGTTCACTGTTTCGGATGTGATGATTCAATGAAAAGCCATATTGGTTCGCTGTTTCTGAAAAGCCTACACTGCGAAAACCAATAGGAATGGACCACAGAATATGTGCACTACATTGAATAATTCATGGAAAAAATTTGCAAGAGTTTCCCCTATTTTTGGTACATCCACAGTTATAAATTGACATCACAGTACAATACAAACATTGATTCATCCAAATATCACAACACAAGCACATACGCCATCAGGAATGATAGTTCAGATAGTCCACAGAGACCATACAGTCCCATATAGTACAAATAGTCCACAAAGTTCACAGTGTCGATACATGCAAAATAACAGAAGTTATGCCATCAATTCTAAGCTGCTACCATGGTGTTAGCACAGAAGTCATCCTCACTGCCTCCTAGTCTTACCCTTACCCTTGTGGCCAAGAGCATCGGTGCCTGGAGTGTACCTACAAGGCGAACGACGTCGCCTTCTTGCAACCTGCGTAGGCTGAGTAGAAGGAGCATCAGGAAGCTGAGATAACCCAAGCTCGTCATAGTCACGCTCCTCGGCCACCCCCTCTtcgtcctcatcatcatcgcttTGAAAAGTGTCCATAGTTGGCCGAGACGAGCTCTGTCCTCCAGATCCTATAAACATTGTTCAAATTATGTGTGCACTTAATTCATTATCTCATACCATGAAAATTGCTCAGttcaaataaacaacaaattTAATAAAATTATACCTCCCAAAGAAGATGTACCATGCACAACAGGTGTGTTGCATTGTCGTTCCTGTGGCACATGCACATTCATCGCAGCACTAGTACCGCAACCGCACCGAGCTGCAGCACGCCTAAGCCTACGTGCTAGTCTCTATTATGCAAAGATTAAAATTCATATTGTTAGATATATGATAAATGAGGGTCGTAATACTTGTTCTTAGATAAATTCGATGTCAAGTACTTACTCCAAGAAAGTTGTTTAGTGTGTGCTCGTCCACACCTGTTCTTGGAAACCGTTCGATGTCAAGTACAGATTGCTTTATTGCGTTGCCCTATAAGATAAGACATGTAATAGTTTATATAGGTGCAATTTATAAAGTGGAAAGGACAACAATCGTACAATTGTATAGTGGAAAGGACATGTACCACTCGGTCCAAGACAGGTGCTGCCTCGATAAGTGTCCCTTGTCGTGCTGCTAGGTCGTAGGAAGTGTCCTCATCCTCAGATGATTCAAGGTACGCATAATCTGCTTGGGTCCACTGAATTTTCAACCTagttcgtgtaacacctaggTACCAAGTAAGGTATGCACGAAAATTGTAGTTGGTATGTGGTTGCTCATTTTCGTAGAGGTTGTCATGAAACTGGTCCCACACCTCTATGTACTGACGATGCAACGTTTCAAACTCAActgtcttcttttgcttctgacGATCAATCCTAAAATTAAATATTAAAGATGAAAATAATAACACAGATTTAACAACATTGATTCTAAAACTCAGTACGGGGTTAAAATATTGAACTAGCAACATGAATATAGTAGGTAtgaaataaatttcagcaagtaGGTTGTAGTAGCACACTTCAAATACGATGGAAATGACTAAGgatataaatttcagcaagcatgGATCTGCAATAGCACAtttataaatttcagcaagcatgGATAGGCACTAAGCATGTAAATTTCAGCAACATTtatataaatttcagcaagcatgTAAAAAGTACCAACATGCATATAGGGGgtaataaatttcagcaaggaTTTATATTGGACCAAGTAGcaaataaatttcagcaatCATGTAATTTTCAGCAACATTTAAGGTATTGAACTTTGAATAAATATTGAACTTTGAATAAATTGCAGTCAACATATCTATCAAATGCATGGAATAAATTACCAAAATAACTTACTTGTGCAGCTCCACGGAAGTATCAAATGGAGGGACAGGCCATTGCTGGCACAAGCCAAATTGGCGGGCAACTCGATTTGGAAGGTGCCACTCAACAGCATAGAAGCAAATCAGAGGGCAGATCATCAAGTACAAGTCTTCATCCTCGCTACACATGCTGCTTACTCCAAGATGCAGCGCATCATTTGCcgtgtatatgacataagacatGTATATGACAAGTTAGACAAACTATCGAGCATACAATAAACAAGAACTACTGCATTTTACTCACCATGGAGGGCCTAAGCGTGTCGAGCTCATTGGCATACTGTACGTACGCACGTGAAGTCCTGCTGAAGGCGACTTTCGCCTGGTCCCAAAGATGGGCAAACGTCGGACGGTGACGAGGGTTGCCCACTGCAAACCATTCCCGAGGAGCGTCAACTATGGGCCGTCCAACTGGAAGACGAGCCCACATCCAAAGCTGCAGTACGTAAACACAACCACCAACGGAAGAACTACTTGCGGTCCGACGACACGCCTCACAAAGGCTACGGTATAGGTAAGCCAGCACTCCCGAAGCCCAGCTGTAAGTACCTGAAACCGTTGCAATCAATTTAATCAATGCATACGTAAACATAAGAAACCCAATTAATAATAACTGTGTAAGGGAAAAGTACCTGTGGTGTCCCAGTCAGTGAGGCACGGGAGGTACATCCACGATGCAGTGTCCCCTGTCGCGTCAGGGAAAAGAACACACCCAAATAGGTGCAAGATCCAAGCTCTACAGTAGTAGGCAACTGTCTCCTGGTCCGCATGTGCCGGACAATTACCAAAGCTCTGCCTAAGCCAAGCAATTGGTACCCCAGTGGTGCGCTGCGTCGGTGCCTCCGGAGGAAGTGGTCTTCCAAGGAAGGCCTCAACTCTGGCCCTCCAACCATCGGGCCTGCAGTGTCCGATAACTGGACGACCTCTAACACTCAAACCCAGGATCTTCTGAGTGTCCTGGAGTGTAACAGTCATCTCTCCACAAGGTAGGTGGAAACTATGAGTTTCTGGCCTCCACCTACAATGTAAAGAACATTGTTGTTAGGGTTTTcagaaagatagataaagtttgTTCAAAAAAACATACGATTACTATAGATAAATGGTGCACCTGTCAACCAAAGCTGTGATCGCCGCGGGGTTAATTGGAGGCAACCCACGACGAACCTGATACGATATGACATCCAGGCCAGCCCTCTGCAGCAGAGGTGTGTACCTGTCGTCATACCGCATCTCCTCAAACTTGTCATGCGTTCGAGGTCGAAGCGGGGGTAGTTCCTGCAACCATACAATCAAGTTATTTAATGCATAAGTACACAAATTAATAATAAAtgaaaagcaaagatcaaagtaaGTACCGCCCCCTCGGCAGTGAGTCGTCCTCGGTGCTTCACCTCGTAGTATGGATCCAGGAGGTGGAACTGCTCCATCCTATAAACAAATTTGATCCATTAGTTAGTAATTAAgcagaaaaaaataatacattacAATGTCATTATATTAAACAAAGGAGCACTAGAACATGTATGTCTGCCAAAAAGTAAGTTGCATATGAAAGTATTTAACAACTAAAGTACATAGAATATTAAGTGCACCTGACTTAGCGGCCAATGGCAAGTACGCGAGTTGTGTCCAAGTCTACCACATTTGCCACATTGATTTTGCTCGGGGTCAGTAACAAACGGGGTTGCTCTCCCTCGCCTCGTTCTACCTGAAATCTGGTCCATGACCATCTTATGCCTCGTACGCTTTCTGGTTCCACGTTTGTTCCAGCGAGCACCTGGATCTGCAATGTACCTTGGGCCAATGTATTCTGGCCACTGCCCCTCATCTAGGAAAGGCTCAAAACGGGGCGACCAAGTTAGCACAAGGCTATCAACACTCAACTCCCATGGTATCTTGGTCTCGTAGTCAAAGTTGCGATGCCTAGCTGCTGCAATATAGTGAGAACAAGGAGAGTGGTACTGTCTTGGTCTCCCACATCCACATGAAAAATCAGTCAGGACaacaatataactccttgatggtcGGATCTCACCATCTGACGTTGTACCACCCCTTTCAGTGACCTGGTACTTGCCAGTGGCATGGTCAAAAcactctatgtcatgtgttctAGCCCTTTCCTTTGCCTTGTCAAGGTGCTTcttagctctaggtgcccatttTATATTATTACTCTGTAATTGCAATGCTTGAGCATGTCTATCGTTGAACCAGGCCACtagtctataaaaggtaaaagaTACAATGGCATTGACTGGCATGGCACGTATACCCTTGAGCACACTATTAAATGACTCTGCCATGTTGCTAGTCTGAAACTCGTACCTCCATCCACCATTATCATGGGCTCTTGTCCATTTCTCAGGTTCCCTCATCAAACCTAGCAGCCACTGCCTACCTTCTGCATTTGTTGCGGTTTTTAACTGCTCCAACTTCTCCTCAAAAAACGGCACCTCAAGCATTCGAGCAACCTCCTCGAATAGAGGAAAGTTGTCCTTCGTACCATCTTTCCGAAGTAAATTCTCTGCAAGGTGTCTAGTACACCAACGATGGTGCAAAGGTGCATAACCAGGAATCTGCTCCTGTACGGCACTGAGTATGCCCTGGTGCCTATCAGATATGACACCAACCTCCCTATGTGGGCCAATGACATGTATCCGAACAAGGCGCATGAACCAACCCCAGCTGTCTTTGTTCTCTCTCTCCACCAAAGCAAAAGCCAAAGGAACCAATGCGTTGTCAGCGTCACAGGAAATGGCTACCAAAAGAGTGCCCATGTACTTGCCAAGCAGAAAAGTACCATCAATTGATAACACTGGACGGCAGTGCCTAAAGGCCTGGACACACTGTGGAAAACACCAGAATGCACGAAAGAATATCTGCCTCCCATTCCTCCattcattaggcttcggaaTGTACTCGTAATGCATGCCTGGATTAGCTGCTTTCATTGCATTGAACATTGCTGGCAGCTGCTCGTATCCCTCCTCCCAGTCCCCATATATCATCTTCCAGGCCCTTTGCTTTGCCCTCCATGCTTTGCCATACTTTATGTCATATTTAAATATCTTCTGAGCCATGTCCATAATTGTTCTGACCTTCAAGTTGGGCTGACCCTTTAAAGTTGTGCATAACGTACTAGCAATAAGTGTAGAGGTCAACTGTCGATGCTTCTGTTGAAGGTCAGTCTGGGCACAAGTGTGTGGACCTACAATTTTTGTGATCTTAAACTTCCCGGTGGCCTTTTGTTTACGAGCACAGACCCTCCAGTTGCAATCTGACATCTCACACACAACCGTGTAGCGGCGCTCAACATGGGAGTGCATCACCTTGAAGGGTCTTTTACGTATTACAGAATATTGTTGCAACCACCTTCTTAAGCTGGGCAAATCATTAAAGATCATGCCCTTCTGAATTTGCACACTCTCACCAGGCTCAGAAGCCTCCAGCAGCTCATCATCTCTTCCCTCTGCATAAGCATTTTGAGAATGACTGAGGTCACTAAACTCGTGAACTAGTGGATCACGATCAGGACAAAAACGTCTGATAAGCTCCATTTCTTGTTCACTTAAAGGTGCAACTGGCCGGTCATCATCGGAATCAACAGCTCTAGCTGTGCCATAgggctcctcatcatcctcaataTTAACATCCAAACTATTAGATGCTATAAAAGCTGCGTCAACATTAATTGTTGGAGGCACAGGATGACAACAATCATTACTTGGATTGTCACCTACAACAAAACCACAAATATGCATACAATTGAGACAACTAAATCGAACGAAGGAATGCTAACAAAATGAATAATGCAACTACGCCACTTACATGGAATTGTCTGGGTCATAGGGGTATGTACGCAGCCAACCTCATTGGGACCGGATTGAGCATCAGGAACGACAACCACATCTTCCACACCCACGTTCTGAATGGGTATCAGAGAAGCTGAGGGTGCCGGATTGTCCACTAGAGGGCCAATGGGTGGTTGCCAATTAAGAGGAGAATCCACTAGAGGGCCTGGCTCCTTGGACAAGTTGCGcacaaccaaatccaaacatttaAACTCACTCTTCATGACAGTTTTGACATATTTGTCCCATTGAACCTCGGATACAATTGGGACCAACCGCCTAAAAATTGTACCTGACCCGCCATGGTGAATGACCCCCTCAACTAAGATTTCTTCTTCATTCAAATTACATTTAAGCTCATCACGAGCACTACCCATCAATTCAGAAAACAAGGGCCGCTCATCAAACATCAAAGGGACCGTTTGCATTCCAACAAAATCAACATTGCCAAACTGATCTTTCTCCACACTTCCTCCATGATATAGAGTTACTAAATTGTCCATCTAATTGATATACAAAATAACCATGTTACTAGGCATATAACTAATACATATAAAACACCTAACAATGTATGTAACTAACTAACACGAGTACTACTATATAACTAAATTTACTAACTAACTAGGGTATATTATTCTTCATGTACTTGGATTTGGGATTGCtaatatatagatatatttgCTAATATACAACTAATAGACTTATATATCTCAATTTAGTAAAGAAATTAAAACAATTAATAACTACATTACCTAAATTAGATTAAATAGTTAAACTACGATAAATTAGGAAACAGAGAAACCAATGTGAATTCTGCTAAATTAGGTTCGATATTTTGGCTTCTAACTAAATAAAATCCTAAACTAGCTAACTAAATAAATTACTAATTGCTAACTAACAAAATTTAGGCTTCTAACAAAACTACCTAAACTTGTTATTTCAGTTTACTAAGTATTCTAAATAAATTAGTAACTCAATTATTATGTAAACTAGAATAactaatttcaaaaaaaaacttacaTCCCGCCGCTGCAGCAGACGGACGCAGGGCAGAGGGGCCTCAGGCTCGTGACCGCCGGAAGAGGGGAAGCCCCCTGCTCCCTGCCCCGTGACAGCCAAACGCCGGCGAAGGCGGCTCCCTGCTCCCTCGACGACGAAGCCGGCGGCGGGTGGAGGGAGCAGCACCGGGGGCCGAGGGCGCCCTGCGCGGCGCGGCCGGAGGGAGCAGCACCTGCGCGGCGCGGCCGCAGGGAGCAGCACCCTGCGCGGCGCGGCCGGGCCGGGGCACGCGCGCCGAGTAGGGGGACGGGCGGGGCACGCGGCGAGCGGGGATGGAAGGGGAGCGCGGcgagcaggcggcggcggcggcgagcaggGAGCGCGGCGGCGGTGAGGAAGACTGCCTCGCGAACAGAGGAACGCGAGCCGCGGCCTGTGGTATTCAAGGGGTCGACGCCAGGATCtacggcgccgagctcggcgccgagatctgtggcgccgagctcggcgccgtgatctgtggcgccgagctcccTGCCACGTCGGATCCACGACGGAAGGCAGCCAGGGgcctcggcgccgtgatccatggcgCCGAGACGTGAAACCTCGGCGCCATGATGCATGGCGCCGACCCCCTGGGTCCATTTCTGCATTTAAGTTTTCCAGGGGTCCAATTGTgaacttttttcaaaaaaagggtcaaattgtaaaaaattggggCACGTCGTCCTCTTCCAGCGGTCGTGCGTGCAGATCCTGGAGTTCCATTGCGTCTGCCGCTGAAACATGGAAACCCACCTAGAAGCATCTCTTGGCAACATCAGGCCAACAAAATGAAATGGATTCCAGTTCACAAAACCAGGACAGGAGCATAAAGAAAAAAGATCCAGTTGTGTTACAGAGCCATAATCCTGTCTTGTCCAGCAAACTGAATAGACAGCAAAGCAATCTCACAACTTTAACACATACATGCAGCACAAACAACAACGTGCCATCGAGTAAACCAGTGCAAATTATTACAcacagaagaaaaaaaaggaaagggaaATCACATTCTGAATGACAAGCTTCGCAGCTCtgaggctcgtcctgaccagcAGCCCAGGAACATGTTGACGCGAGGGAAGAACGCCagcttcttcgccttcttcgTCTTCGCTTGCAGGGCCACATCGTTGGGGCTGCTCCTCCTGGACGCGTCCCACACCGGATGAACAGACGCGGCGGGGCAGCTGTCTTCTTTGCCCGTGCACGTCGTCTCTCCACCCACGATCTCTGCAACTGCAGCGCTTGATGAAGCTCTGGCTTCAGGTTTTGGAGCTTCACTGGCCTTGTGGCGGCGCTTCCCGTTCTCCTCTCTCCATTTCCTCAGCTCCTGCTCCATGGCCACCTTGCCTTCGGTCGCCCTGCCTGcttgctcggcggcggcggccagtgCCTGCATCTGCTCTTCCAAGGCCTTGAAGATTTCGTCCAGTCTTGATAAGGTGCGCGATTCGGACTCCTTTGCCACCTCAACCTGTGCGATGGCAGCAGCTGTCTTCTCGTGCACGGGCTCTTCTGCCTGACGGGACTTCTTAATCAGAGACGTGTAGTCATCCAAGTCAAGTGTGATCATCTGAGAAGAGCCTTGTTTGACGTTTACAGAAACCTTGCTGTCCTCAAGTGTTCTCAGAGTGTTGAGCGCcagcctttcagactcttttGCCGCCTGTATGTCCCTTAGAACTGCTTCAAGCTTGAATTCCATGGTGCTCAGAGCAGCCTTTGCTTGCTCCACTTCTTCCTTGGTCTTTCTTAGCTCCTCCCGAGCCTTGGTAGCAATGATCTTAGCCTCGTCAACTTCCTGGGATGCATCTTGCAGAACCTTGTCCATTCTATCTCGGCACTCCTTTGACTTGACATGGACTGCTTCAAGTTCCTGCTGTGACAGCTTGATGTCCATCTTGAGAGATTGGATGGTTGTGGATGCCATCGCTTCCACCTGTTGAGTGGCAGCAAGTGCTGCTTTCTCTTCGTTCAATTGTGATTTGAGCAATTCAGCTGTAGCTTTCAGAACACATAACTCATCTGTCACCTTTGCTATGCTTTTCCTGTGCTCCTCGAGATCATTCTTTAACATAATGATGACTTCTTCTTGCATGGGTTTATGAGTTCcactttcttgtt contains:
- the LOC110432637 gene encoding uncharacterized protein LOC110432637, yielding MTQTIPCDNPSNDCCHPVPPTINVDAAFIASNSLDVNIEDDEEPYGTARAVDSDDDRPVAPLSEQEMELIRRFCPDRDPLVHEFSDLSHSQNAYAEGRDDELLEASEPGESVQIQKGMIFNDLPSLRRWLQQYSVIRKRPFKVMHSHVERRYTVVCEMSDCNWRVCARKQKATGKFKITKIVGPHTCAQTDLQQKHRQLTSTLIASTLCTTLKGQPNLKVRTIMDMAQKIFKYDIKYGKAWRAKQRAWKMIYGDWEEGYEQLPAMFNAMKAANPGMHYEYIPKPNEWRNGRQIFFRAFWCFPQCVQAFRHCRPVLSIDGTFLLGKYMGTLLVAISCDADNALVPLAFALVERENKDSWGWFMRLVRIHVIGPHREVGVISDRHQGILSAVQEQIPGYAPLHHRWCTRHLAENLLRKDGTKDNFPLFEEVARMLEVPFFEEKLEQLKTATNAEGRQWLLGLMREPEKWTRAHDNGGWRYEFQTSNMAESFNSVLKGIRAMPVNAIVSFTFYRLVAWFNDRHAQALQLQSNNIKWAPRAKKHLDKAKERARTHDIECFDHATGKYQVTERGGTTSDGEIRPSRSYIVVLTDFSCGCGRPRQYHSPCSHYIAAARHRNFDYETKIPWELSVDSLVLTWSPRFEPFLDEGQWPEYIGPRYIADPGARWNKRGTRKRTRHKMVMDQISGRTRRGRATPFVTDPEQNQCGKCGRLGHNSRTCHWPLSQDGAVPPPGSILRGEAPRTTHCRGGGTTPASTSNA
- the LOC110432002 gene encoding uncharacterized protein LOC110432002, with the translated sequence MLLVQYFNPVLSFRINVVKSVLLFSSLIFNFRIDRQKQKKTVEFETLHRQYIEVWDQFHDNLYENEQPHTNYNFRAYLTWYLGVTRTRLKIQWTQADYAYLESSEDEDTSYDLAARQGTLIEAAPVLDRVGNAIKQSVLDIERFPRTGVDEHTLNNFLGRLARRLRRAAARCGCGTSAAMNVHVPQERQCNTPVVHGTSSLGGSGGQSSSRPTMDTFQSDDDEDEEGVAEERDYDELGLSQLPDAPSTQPTQVARRRRRSPCRYTPGTDALGHKGKGKTRRQ
- the LOC110432632 gene encoding protein MAIN-LIKE 1-like — protein: MRYDDRYTPLLQRAGLDVISYQVRRGLPPINPAAITALVDRWRPETHSFHLPCGEMTVTLQDTQKILGLSVRGRPVIGHCRPDGWRARVEAFLGRPLPPEAPTQRTTGVPIAWLRQSFGNCPAHADQETVAYYCRAWILHLFGCVLFPDATGDTASWMYLPCLTDWDTTGTYSWASGVLAYLYRSLCEACRRTASSSSVGGCVYVLQLWMWARLPVGRPIVDAPREWFAVGNPRHRPTFAHLWDQAKVAFSRTSRAYVQYANELDTLRPSMIHAC
- the LOC110431961 gene encoding uncharacterized protein LOC110431961, translated to MPRRGKSSKPSYGRTTGSPYIHQPLPSGVPVPMCFCGDACKVEISEDEETYRQRYWMCSNFAWEPTPKQRRSNFITPPPLCDFEQWIDTEIKESDKRLLQGLKEWDAERAEILEKRRREEAQKREHKEEEERRRVAAAREEREKKLERVRRAKAAMDENPDAERKGKWPRCTQ